In Thiofilum sp., the genomic window TAGTGAGATATTCGAGTAATTTTACAGCATTATCTTTATTTTTAGCCGCTTTAGTGACTGTGCCGCCACTAATATTGATATGCGTACCACGTTGTCCTTCGGCTTGATCCGGCCAGAAAATAGCGACTTTTTCAGCCGCTGCTTTTTCTTCCGCATTGTCACCACTGAGCATTTGTCCAAAGTAGTAAGTATTGGCAATCGCTAAATCACACTGACCTGCGGCTGCGGCTTTAATTTGATCACGATCACCGCCCTCAGGTGGGCGAGCAAAGTTTTGCACGAAACCTGTCACCCACTTTTCAGTGGCCTCCGCTCCAATACTAGCAATCATGGAGCCAGTCATCGATTGATTGTAAATATTATCGGAGCTGCGCACGCAGATTTTGCCTTTCCATTTGGGATCAGCTAAATCGGCATAAGTAGAGAGTTGTTCCGGTTTAACTTTATCTTTGACATAGAAAATCGGGCGAGCGCGATAGGTCAGACCAAACCAGTGATTTTCAGGATCGCGTAAATGTTCTGGAATATTAGTTTTTAGGGTTTCAGACTCGATTGCTTGGGTTAGCTCCATGCTTTTAGCTCGATATAAGCGCCCTGCATCAGCGGTTAGCAAAACATCAGCCGGAGAATTGTCACCCTCTAATTTGAGACGTTCAATCAGGGCATCATCTTTACCCGTGACCAAATTCACTTTAATGCCTGTGCTAGCGGTGAATTTTTCTAAAATTGGTTTAATTAATTGTTCTTGACGCGAAGAATACACATTGACCTCACCCTCTGCCCAAACGGGTGTAGCCAATACTAACCCTAAAGCTAAACTGAATAGTTTACGCATTAATATCTATGCCTCGAATGACTATTTAAATTGAGCACGATATTAATGATAATTATTATCATTTTCAACCCAACCTCTTAGAGTAGGTCGAATTAATTTTCAGCACACTAAGAGCCTAATTTTAGCTCAAGCCCTAAATACCCTCGCTCTCCATCTGTTCGCCCGCAAACCAAAGGCGTAACCGTAATCCCCAGCTAGTGCTTAATCCTATCTCTCGAAAGCGAATTAGCCCCTCACCATCAATAATGTAATGAGTGGGCGTGGCTTTGACTGCGAATTGTCGATGAATACTACCTTGCTCATCGATAATGGTAGGCCATCCGCTAATGCCACGATTGTCCATATAACTGAGCAGCTGCTCTTTATGCTGAGCCTGTACTACGGTTAACACCGAATGATTTTTAGCTAAATCGCTAATGGTGGTTTGTTGTAATTGACACATCACACAATCAGGATGCCAAAAATAAAGCAGTAATGGCTCACCCCGATAATCCATTAATTCTACACGTTCGCCACTGAGCATATCTGCTTTAAAATTAGGCGCAACACCCGCAATTAAGTCGGCTTGATTCCAAGCCCTAAAACCTAAAACAATCAATAAAATCACTAAAAACTCTAATACCCACCACCAACGCGAACGGCGCTTAGTAGGATTAATTAGAGTAGAAGAACGACGCACTGTACTTAATCACTATTATTGCTTGAAATACCTATTAGCATAACACACTGCCTGCACACCGCTAGGGAGTGTCATTCTTTCAACCAATAACAAGGCCACTAACTGCTTAACAATTAGTGGCCCTTAGTTGCTAATAATATTAATTATTGAATTTTAACGTTAACTGTTGCTTGAGCGGTACGACCATAAGCATCCTGTACTTGATAAGTAAAGACATGATCTACACAGTAGCCATGGCGTAAGGTATACATAATAGATTTACCATCTGAGCTAATGACCGCAGTACCGTATTTAGGCTCGCTCACACTAATAATTCTTAAGTCTTCACCTTTGTCATTCTTTAATACGGGTATGGTATATGTAGTACTATCACCAAGTGCTACTTGGAAGGTATCTTGAGTTAACTCTAAAGTTGAACACTTTCCGGCAGCAAAACAACTATCTACTGTAATATTAGCGGTTGTTACATTACTTTCACTACCATCTGGCGCAACCAGCTTGTAAGTAAAGCTATATTTTCCTACTGCAGAAGGCGTATAACTAACAGTATTACCATTAACTGCTAATACTAGGTTATTAGGATTACTTACAATTTTAATCGTAGTACCTGCTAAAATATTGTCGTTCCTTAGTATATCCAGTACTTGTACTTTACCTAAATCACCACTGTAGAAGGTAAAATCATCCTTACGTGCGACGATAATATCGCCTTCTTCAGGTGCATTGACGACCCCACCAGTCCGATAGGTATCAATCGAACGCTTGTGCTGAATATTATTACGTAAGGCACGCTCGACCCACTTAGGCGGGGTTTTCACTAATTCTTGGCGCCATGTGACACGGGGAGCGCTACGTACTGTAGTAGTAGTTGCTTCATCCACTACTACTTCTTTATAGTCCGTTTGATAGGTCATGTACTCGACATCAACGCGGCGATTACGATAACGGTGCGCCTCATCATTAGGATACTTAGGATTAGCCTCTCCCACCCCTTCTGCTAGTAAGGTGTCTGGATCAAAGCCATTTTCAATAAAATAATCTCTAACCGCATTAGCGCGTTGTTCGGATAACAATTGATTATCCTCATCGGAGCCTAAATCACAGGTATTCCCTACAATATGAATATTACCCTGAACCCCATTACGCATTTGCGCCATGATAGATTGCAGACGTTGTTTCGCGGCAGGTAACAAAACAGCCTTACCACGCTCAAAGAAGGTATCCCCTTCCAGCTCCATGGTATTTTTAATCATCTTGCGTTCTATTTTGGCGGGAGTACGCACGACCTTTTCCTCGCCCGGCATTTCTACACGCACCCGTTTGTAGACTTGATTAGGCTCATAAAGACCCGCACCACCAAACTCATAGCGATAACTTAAACTACCGCGAGCATCATTAGTCTTTTCACCTTCTGTGCCCCCCGTTTTATTGAGCAACTCAATATTAGCTCCCACACTATGAGGGGAATCCATAAAGAATTTCTCAACTCCACCGGATACGGTGACTTGGGTAGGGCGCTTTTCATTGTCGGCATAGTTTTTGCCAAACTCTAGATCTACCCCGCCTTGCACCTGCATCAATTGATTCGGTAAGAATGTACCTACACGCGCTCCGACTCCATAGTCATAAGGGCGCTCAACAATAGCCGTTTTATTAGAGCTATAGCCCACGATACGGTCATCACCTTTAGCCATACTGGCTTGACCAGACCAAAACATATTTTGGGTTTCTTGACCATAACCTGCGGTGATTTTCTTGTCGCTGTGTTCATTTTGGTCATAAGCACCAAAGACTTTATGCACTCGATCTACGCCACCCGTATCATTTTTACCTACCCAATGGTGATTCACCTTCACCCCAGCACCCGTTAGCTTTTCTTCACCCTCTTTAGCCTTAGGATTAAAACCTACCCAACCCTCTCCACTGGTGACAGAGTTTTTGGTATCTGAAAACACTTGCGTGCCATCAAGGCGCAATTTGTATTGCGTATCCACACTCACGCCAATACGGGTATTTCCACCCATATAGCTTTTACTGCCGCCTACGACCGCCGTTGTTTGAGAGTCTTCTAATAAACCATCGTCCTCATTCGCTAGTGCTTTGGCTTGAGCATGAGCATTAGGTGCTGTACTTTGTATCTGAACCTCTGTATCAGGTTGTTCTACATAATCATCCTCTAAGGTGAGTACTGCTTCAGGAGCTTCAAAGTCAGCTAACTCATTAGCTAGTACTAGGGAAGAGCAGGATAAGGATAACAGGGGGAGCAATAGCCATTGGGAAAGCAAGTAGCGCTTAGTAATTTTCATGGTTTGTCTCGCTATAGTTTTATTATTTTTTTATTGTTATGGACTCAGGGCAGCGCCTATTTGCCCTAGTATAAGCGACTTTATCCGCTCACTTATACCGATTGCCGACGAGCGCGGCATGTTTATCCTGTTATTCGATAAACGGAAGCCTCTTAGCCTTGATTAGATCTTGTCCGCGCCCTGACCGTGACTATCCCTTATAATGTCGAGCTAGGACAATGACTTGTAATGGATGAACAGCGCTCTTATCTCTAACGACTTATACTCCGGCGTCGTTCATTACCCCACAACTACCAATCAGAGATAACCTATGATGCGTTTACTGCCCTTTATACCCTTATTTGGTATCATCCTGCTAGTTTATTGGACATTAGTACAGTTTGGTATCTTTCCTAGGGGTTTAAATGTCATTGTTTTGAATATTACGCTCCCTTCAGGTCATCTTTGGCGTCCTACGTGGGGAGATATTATGGTATTAACTGGTATAGTAGCGCTATATGTCGAGTTATTTAAGTCTACTCGCACTTCAGAAACAACTATTGCCGATCATCTACTATCCACCATAGTATTGATTTTTTATTTAGTGTATTGGCTTACTAATCCGTCAGGAGGAAACTCAGTGTTTTTAATTTTAACCTGCATGTCTTTTCTAGATGTCATCGCAGGCTTTACTATTACTATTTCCTCAGCACGACGTGACCTATCTATAGGTGGCAAATAATCCTATTCCCAAACTCAGCGTGAGGTTTGACGCATGTATAAACTGATTACTGGAGTAACTCTGATCACTGCATTGGTAAGCGCTGCGCTCCATGCAGACAATCAGTGGCCTAATCCGAATGCTTTACCAGAGGAGGGTACAGCACCCACGGTTCCTAATGCACCAACACTCACCCCTCCTACTGATCTGAATACCACAGGCGTACTGGTTTATCCTATGCTGTCCTCACAGGAGATTATGACAGGCGGTATGGGCATGGGTTTGGGGGTAGGAGCTAGTGCTAATAGTGCCATGCCTTTATCTATGGGGACGGGTACTGATAATACTGTGGGAGCTATGCCCTTCCCTTACACCATTGGCGTTCCGGTTTATCCTTATTATGGCGATGGCTCGGCAATGCCTACCCCACCC contains:
- a CDS encoding Fe(3+) ABC transporter substrate-binding protein produces the protein MRKLFSLALGLVLATPVWAEGEVNVYSSRQEQLIKPILEKFTASTGIKVNLVTGKDDALIERLKLEGDNSPADVLLTADAGRLYRAKSMELTQAIESETLKTNIPEHLRDPENHWFGLTYRARPIFYVKDKVKPEQLSTYADLADPKWKGKICVRSSDNIYNQSMTGSMIASIGAEATEKWVTGFVQNFARPPEGGDRDQIKAAAAGQCDLAIANTYYFGQMLSGDNAEEKAAAEKVAIFWPDQAEGQRGTHINISGGTVTKAAKNKDNAVKLLEYLTNDEAQSWYAEHNQEYPVKAGVAPSSLLKGWGEFKADSLNLSELSKNNADAVKIMDKANWK
- a CDS encoding redoxin domain-containing protein, with translation MRRSSTLINPTKRRSRWWWVLEFLVILLIVLGFRAWNQADLIAGVAPNFKADMLSGERVELMDYRGEPLLLYFWHPDCVMCQLQQTTISDLAKNHSVLTVVQAQHKEQLLSYMDNRGISGWPTIIDEQGSIHRQFAVKATPTHYIIDGEGLIRFREIGLSTSWGLRLRLWFAGEQMESEGI
- a CDS encoding OmpA family protein, with translation MKITKRYLLSQWLLLPLLSLSCSSLVLANELADFEAPEAVLTLEDDYVEQPDTEVQIQSTAPNAHAQAKALANEDDGLLEDSQTTAVVGGSKSYMGGNTRIGVSVDTQYKLRLDGTQVFSDTKNSVTSGEGWVGFNPKAKEGEEKLTGAGVKVNHHWVGKNDTGGVDRVHKVFGAYDQNEHSDKKITAGYGQETQNMFWSGQASMAKGDDRIVGYSSNKTAIVERPYDYGVGARVGTFLPNQLMQVQGGVDLEFGKNYADNEKRPTQVTVSGGVEKFFMDSPHSVGANIELLNKTGGTEGEKTNDARGSLSYRYEFGGAGLYEPNQVYKRVRVEMPGEEKVVRTPAKIERKMIKNTMELEGDTFFERGKAVLLPAAKQRLQSIMAQMRNGVQGNIHIVGNTCDLGSDEDNQLLSEQRANAVRDYFIENGFDPDTLLAEGVGEANPKYPNDEAHRYRNRRVDVEYMTYQTDYKEVVVDEATTTTVRSAPRVTWRQELVKTPPKWVERALRNNIQHKRSIDTYRTGGVVNAPEEGDIIVARKDDFTFYSGDLGKVQVLDILRNDNILAGTTIKIVSNPNNLVLAVNGNTVSYTPSAVGKYSFTYKLVAPDGSESNVTTANITVDSCFAAGKCSTLELTQDTFQVALGDSTTYTIPVLKNDKGEDLRIISVSEPKYGTAVISSDGKSIMYTLRHGYCVDHVFTYQVQDAYGRTAQATVNVKIQ